In Haloarcula limicola, the genomic stretch TGGCATCCGCGAGACGCTTCCGAACGTCCTCGCGGGGATCGTCTTCCTGACCATCGCGGCGGTCGGTATCAAACTCGTCATGCTCGTCGTCAGGGCGGTTCTCCGGCGGGCACTACCCGGCGAAGCGCCGGTGTATCGCCAGTTCATCGCCAGCCTCGTCCTGGTGTTCCTCTGGTTCGGCGTCGGCCTCTCCTTTCTTTCCATCGTCGGTCTCACACTCGTCGCGGCGTCGCTCGGAACGGCCACGGGATTTCTGGCGCTGGGGGTCTCCTACGCCCTTTCAGACATGATCGCCGACGCCGTCTCCGGCGTCTACCTCCTGCGCGACCCGGATTTCAACCCCGGTGACACGGTCACGGTGAAGGACACTACCGGCGAGGTGCTCGCCATCGAACTGCGCAAGACGCGCTTCGACGTGGACGGAAACGTCGTCGTCAGAGCCAACGCCGACATCGAGCAACAGTGGACGAAAGTGCGCGCCGACGACTAACCATGCGGTTCACGCGGTGTCCCACCGTCTGACACGCGATACTTATATTCGCTGACGACGAACACGGGGGCATGTTTATCGGCCATGCCCTCCTCGCGTTCGCGCTCGTGGCGCTCGGGGCCAGACGGCTGGACGCGCGCCCCGAGCGCGCGCTCCAGCTGGGCGCGGTGGCCGGCCTCTTCGCCGCCGTGCCGGACGTAGACGTGGTGTACGCGCCCGTCGGACTGCTCGTCCAGTCGGTGGGGACGCTCAGCCCCGACGTGTTCTGGGAGACGGCCAACGTCGTCCACCGAGGGCCGACCCACTCGCTGGTGATGGGCGCGCTCCTCGCGCTGGCCGTCGCGCTCTGGGTCACGGAGACGCGGCGGTGGCGTGCGCTCTCGCTCGCGCTCGTCGGCTCGCTCGTCGCGGTCGCGACGAGCGTCAGCGGCATCGTCGGCGGTGCCGTCGTCCTCGTCTTCGCCGTCGCCGGGCTCGGCGTCGGTGCGTTCGCCGCCCACCGCTTGGAGATCGCCCCCCGGCCGCTGTCCGCCGTCGCGGCCGCGGGGCTGTTCTCCCACCCGTTCGGCGACCTCTTCACCGGCGGTCCGCCGCCCTTCCTCTACCCGTTCGACGTGACGCTGGTCGCCGAGCGCGTCCTGCTCCACCCCGACCCGACCGGGCACCTGTTGGCGGCCTTCGCCGTCGAACTGGGGACCGTCTGGCTGGCCGTCTGGACCTACGCGCGCCTCTCGGGCTACCGGTTGCCCGCGCTGGTCCATCCGCGCGCCGCAGTGGGTGCCGGCTACGCCGCCGCGGCGCTCTTGCTTCCGGCTCCGACGCTGGAGCAGTCCGCGCACTTCGTCTTCAGCGTCCTCGCCATCGGCGTCGTCGGCGCGCCGGTGCGCCCGTTCAGGCACGGCGTCGACTGGCTCGAGACCGTCGTGACCGGGCTGGCGGCCGTGACCGTCGCGGCGGTGGCCTACGCGCTGGCCTACGGCGTGCTATAGGGCGATACCGGCGATAGTGTTTTCCACGTCCGCTCGTACCTGATGGACATGGATTCCGACGTGACCGCGCTGTTGCACGACCAACGGACGAACGCGCTCCTCGCGTGGTTGGTCGTCGCGCTCTTGCTGGCCGTCGTCGGTGGAAGCGTCGTGGAGGGAGAGCTGCTCTGGGCCGCCTTCGCCGCCGGCGTCGCGGTGCTGGCCCTACTGCCGCCGCTGTTGCTCCTGAACCGTCACGCGATGTTGCCGTGGGAGATTCTCCTGCTCGCGGCGCTGCCCGTCGTCGGTCGCGTGTTCGCCACGCTCTCGGTCACGGGGAACCTCGCCACGTACCTCTCGGTGGCGGCCATCGCGCTCATCGTCGCCGTCGAACTCCACGTCTTCACGCCGGTCCGGATGACGCCCCGCTTCGCCGTGGTCTTCGTCGTCGTGACGACGATGGCGACCGCCGGCGTGTGGGCCGTCGTCCGCTGGGTCGCCGACCAGACGCTCGGGACGGCGTTCCTCCTCGACCCGGCGCTCACCGAACACGCCATCGAGGAGGCAGTTATGTGGGAGTTCGTCGCCTCGACCGTCGCCGGCGTCGGGGCCGGCGTCGTCTTCGCGTACTACGTGCGCCGAGAGATGGGGGCGACGCGGGTCCCCGAGGAGGTCCGACCGGAGCTATGAGGATTCGGGACTATCTCGGCATCAGCGACCGCCGCCAGCGACAGGCCTCGCGCGCGATGACCCTCTCGATGGTCGCTATCTTCGTCATCGGCGTCTGGACGGGCAACACGGGTATCATCGTCAACACGGCCCTCGGGCTCGCGGTCACGCAGATCCCGCCGCTGCTGGAGCGAGACTACGGCATCGCGCTCGACCCGGCGCTGACGCTGTGGATTACGTCGGCCGTCTTCCTCCACGCGGTCGGCGTCATCGGCATCCCGTGGTCCCCGACGAACTTCTACGCGAGCGTCCCGGGCTGGGACCACGTCACACACGCCCTCTCGTCCTCGCTGGTAGCCGCCGTCGGCTACACCACCGTCCGGGCGCTGGACCGCCACACCGAGGAGATCTACCTCCCGCCGCGCTTCATGTTCGTGTTCATCCTGCTGTTCGTGCTCGCCTTCGGCGTGCTCTGGGAGGTCATCGAGTTCACTATCGGCCTCGCCGCCGAATCGACCGGCAACTCGGCGGTCCTCACGCAGTACGGCCTGCGCGATACGATGCTCGACCTCGTCTTCGACACCGTCGGGGCCGTCGTCGTCGCTATCTGGGGGACCGCCCACCTCACCGACGTCGTCGGCCACGTCGAGGGGTGGCTCGGACAGCGGACCAGCTAGCTCGAAAGACTGAAACTACGGACTGTCCACTTCGAGGGCAAGCGATGGAACTGCGATACGAGACCGACGACGGCGAGACGTTCCACGAGGCGTACCTCGGCGACGCCCTCGACATGGACGAAGTGGTCGCCGACGGAGCGGTCGACCTCGTCGTCACCTCCCCGCCGTACAACATCGGCAAGGAGTACGAGGAGGTGATGGCGCTCGAGGACTACCTCGATTTCACGCGTCGGTGGATGGGACTCGCCGAGCGGACACTGGCCGCCGACGGCTCCTTCTGGCTCAACATCGGCTTTCGGAAGGAGTCTGACGGCCGACAGTACGTTCCGTGGGAGTACGACATTTACCCCATCGTCCGCGACGAACTGGACATCTCGCTGGTCCAGCAAGTCGTCTGGCACTACAAGGCGGGCGTGAACTGCCGAAACCGCTTCTCGCCGAAGAAGGAGACGTGGCTCTACTGCGTCGCCGACTTGGACGACTACACCTTCAACCTGGACGAGGTTCGCGTCCCGGCGAAGTACCCGAACCAGAAGAAAGACGGCGAGCTGAAGGTCAATCCGAACGGGAAGAACCCGGGCGACGTCTGGGACATCCCGAAGGTGACTTCGGGCACGGACAGGGCGTCGCCGGAGCGCACCGACCACCCCGCGCAGTTTCCCGAAGCGGTCATCGAGCGCATCGTCGAGGCCAGTTCCGACCCGGGCGACGTGATCCTCGACCCGTTCCTCGGCAGCGGGACGACGATGAAAGTGGCCCGCGACCTCGGGCGGAGCTGCATCGGCTTCGAACGCGACGAGGAGTACGTGGACGACATCGTCCGCGACCGCGTCTTCACCGACTACGAACCGCCCGTAGACGACGACGCGCAGATGAGCCTAGACGAGCTGACGTGACACGCCGTCTGCGTGTCGGCCGCTCGCCGCCGATAGCCCCAACGGTTACAAAAACCGCAAGCCAACATCCGGGTACAGCACCGGGTCGCGACCGCTCGGTCGCGGCAACGGTGTTAGTACACACCAATGGTATTCAAGAAAATCACGCTCATCGGGACGAGTTCGGAGAGCTTCGACGACGCCGCAGACGACGCCATCGAACGCGCGGAACGGACGCTGGACAACCTGAAGTGGGTCGAAGTGGACGAACTCGGCGTCGAGATCGCCAACGCCGACGGACGGGAGTACCAGGCGGAAGTGACCGTCGCCTTCGAACTCGAGGAGTAGCTACGTTCGGAACGACTCGCCGCAACCGCACTCGCTGACCACGTTGGGGTTCTCGACGTGGAACCCCGCGCCCTGTAGCCCGCCTTCGTACGCGA encodes the following:
- a CDS encoding mechanosensitive ion channel domain-containing protein; amino-acid sequence: MQASVVVSALEQLLGGIRETLPNVLAGIVFLTIAAVGIKLVMLVVRAVLRRALPGEAPVYRQFIASLVLVFLWFGVGLSFLSIVGLTLVAASLGTATGFLALGVSYALSDMIADAVSGVYLLRDPDFNPGDTVTVKDTTGEVLAIELRKTRFDVDGNVVVRANADIEQQWTKVRADD
- a CDS encoding metal-dependent hydrolase, with product MFIGHALLAFALVALGARRLDARPERALQLGAVAGLFAAVPDVDVVYAPVGLLVQSVGTLSPDVFWETANVVHRGPTHSLVMGALLALAVALWVTETRRWRALSLALVGSLVAVATSVSGIVGGAVVLVFAVAGLGVGAFAAHRLEIAPRPLSAVAAAGLFSHPFGDLFTGGPPPFLYPFDVTLVAERVLLHPDPTGHLLAAFAVELGTVWLAVWTYARLSGYRLPALVHPRAAVGAGYAAAALLLPAPTLEQSAHFVFSVLAIGVVGAPVRPFRHGVDWLETVVTGLAAVTVAAVAYALAYGVL
- a CDS encoding dodecin, which gives rise to MVFKKITLIGTSSESFDDAADDAIERAERTLDNLKWVEVDELGVEIANADGREYQAEVTVAFELEE
- a CDS encoding DNA-methyltransferase, whose translation is MELRYETDDGETFHEAYLGDALDMDEVVADGAVDLVVTSPPYNIGKEYEEVMALEDYLDFTRRWMGLAERTLAADGSFWLNIGFRKESDGRQYVPWEYDIYPIVRDELDISLVQQVVWHYKAGVNCRNRFSPKKETWLYCVADLDDYTFNLDEVRVPAKYPNQKKDGELKVNPNGKNPGDVWDIPKVTSGTDRASPERTDHPAQFPEAVIERIVEASSDPGDVILDPFLGSGTTMKVARDLGRSCIGFERDEEYVDDIVRDRVFTDYEPPVDDDAQMSLDELT